A window of Hydrogenophilus thermoluteolus genomic DNA:
ATGAACACGCAACTCGACGGGGTCAACGCCGCCAGCCGCCGCTTCATCGCCGAATCGGCGGCGATCCGACGCATTACCGACAAAGTGCGGGAAATCGCCGAGCAGACCAACCTCTTGGCTTTGAACGCCGCGATCGAAGCGGCGCGCGCCGGTGAGGCGGGCCGGGGCTTTGCGGTGGTTGCCGACGAAGTGCGCAAACTCTCCGAACAGTCCGCGGTCGCTGCGGGCGAGATCGACACGATCACCACGAATCTGGCGCAGCAGGGTCAAGCGATCGAAGCCCAGCTCGACGCGACCCTGGCCGAAACGCAGTCGAGCCACGAACGGATCGGCGCGTTGCAGGGGTTCATGGCGCAGGTGGAACGCGCGACGCACGGCACGCTCGAACGGGCGCGCTCCATTTTACAGGTCGCAAGCGACGTCGAACGGTTGAGCGAAACGATCGACCAAGCGGCGCACAACGCCAAAACCGCCGCGCAGCAAACTTCGAATGCAGCGAACGAAATCACGACCGCAAGCAGCGAAGTCAATGGTTGGGTGACGAAACTCAAAGCGGCGTTTGCGCGCTTTCGGCTCTGAGCTACGCGTCGAGCGGATCCACCTCCAAGCGCCACCGCAACCCTTGGCGTTGTGGCCACTGCAGCAACCGTTCCCGCCACGCCCGCAAAAAGGTGTGGAGCGCAGCGCGGTTCGGCGATTCGACCACCAGCTGTGCCCGTTCGCGCCCGGCCAAACGGACGATCCTGAGCGGCACCACGTCCAAGAGGCGCACCGCATGCCCGTGCGCGTGCTGTTCCCGCATCGCCTCGCCGGTCGCTTTCGCTGAAGTGAGGAATTCGAGCGCCACTTCGAGTCGTGGCGCGTCGGCGCGCAGCAACGCTTGATGCACGAAAGGCGGCAACGCTAGCCGTTTGCGTTCAGTCAGTAACGTATTGGCGAACGCCGCGTAGTCGTGCGCGACCAGTTGCTGGAAAAACGGGTGGTCCGGATAGCGGGTCTGCACCAGCACTCGACCCGGTTGCCCGCTTCGCCCGGCCCGCCCGGCAACTTGCAGCAACTGCTGCATCAAGCGCTCCGTTGCCCGCGTCTCGGCCGCAAGCAGCCCCGCATCGGCGCCGACGACGATCACCAGCGAAAGCGCCGGGAAGTCGTGCCCTTTCGCGATCATCTGCGTGCCGATCAAGAGCTTCGCGTCGGCGCGCGCCACCGTCTTGCGCAGCGCAGCAAACGCCGCAGCGGTTTGGCACGCGTCGCGGTCGATCCGCACCACACCATGATCGGCGAACGCGGCGTGCAACTCCGCTTCGAGCCGTTGCGTTCCCTGCCCGGCAACCGACAACCCGCCGTTGCCGCACGTGGGGCAGACCTCGGGCACCGCGATGCTCCAGCCGCAATGGTGGCAGCGCATCCGGCTGTCGACGCGGTGATAGACCATGCGCACCGAACAGCGGCGGCACTCCTGAACCCAGCCACAATGGGCGCAATAGAGGGTCGGCGCAAACCCACGCCGATTGAGGAAGAGCAACGCCTGTTCCCCGCGCGCCAGGGTCTCTTTGAGCGCCTCCCATGCCTCGGGCACCAATCCCGCGGTGCGCGGTGCTTCCCGCGTCACGGGCAACAGTTCGATCGTCGGCAGCGGCACGCCAGTGGCGCGCTCCGCAAGCGTCACCCGGCGGATCCGCCCCCGTTCGCTGTCCCACCAGCGTTCGAGCGACGGCGTCGCCGACCCCAAGACGACGCGCACCTGCGCCGCTTTGCCGCGCCACAGTGCAAGATCGCGCGCCGAATAGGGCGCCCCTTCGAACTGTCGGTAACTGGCGTCGTGCTCTTCGTCGACCAAGATGAGCCCCAAGCGCGGCATCGGCGCAAAGATCGCCGAACGGGTGCCGATCAAACAGTCCACCGCGCCTTGCACCAGCGCCGCGAAGAGGTGCTGCCGTTCGCGCGCGTTGAGGTCCGAATGCCAGACGCCGATCCTCGCTCCCGGAAAACGGGCGACCACCCGCGTTGTGGTCTGGGGAACGAGCCCGATTTCTGGCACCAATACGAGCGCTTGGCGCCCGGCCGCCAGCGTCTCCGCGATCAGACGGAGGTAGCACTCCGTTTTTCCGCTACCGGTGACACCGAAAAGCAGCACGGGGTCGAAACCCGTGGGACCGGCGGTGAGCTGTGCATACGCGCGCGCTTGCGCCGCGGTCAAACGTGGCCCCGGCGTCGTCACGACCGGCTCCGAACGGCGCTGGGAAGCGGTGTTTTCGCCGGTCGCGTGTTCGCCCACCGCTCCATCCGTTACCGCGGCGAGCGCCACTTGGCGTTTGCGCCGTCTGAGTGCGGGCGGCAGTACAAACGCCAGATATTCGCCCAGCGGGTTCAAATAGTAATCGCTCGCGAACGCGATCTGGTCCAACAAGACCGGATCGAGCGGCGGCCAATCGTCCCACCATTCGGCGATCGGCTTGAGCCGCTCTGGCGGCACCTCGGGTTCCGGGTCACACGCCCAAACCACACCCAAGACGCGCCGCCGCCCGAGCGGAACCCGGACGAGCTGCCCGCGGTACATCGGGTGCATGTCCGGTACGCGGTAATCGAAGAGGCATTTCCCCGCTTGCGGCACCAACACGCGGGCAACGCGTTCGCTCATCGTGCTGCCGCGCACCCGATCACGGTGATGTGGTTGGGTGGTACTGCGCACTCTCCTGTTGCACCGTCTCGACGAGCACCGCGACATGCTCCGGCGGCGTGTGTTGCGAGATCCCGTGGCCCAGATTGAAGACGTGCCCGGTGCCTTCGCCATACGCGGCGAGGATCGCGCGCGCCTCGCGACGCACCGCCTCGGGTGTAGCGAGCAACACCGCGGGATCCATGTTCCCTTGCAGCGCGACGCGGTCACCGACCAACTGCCGCGCTCGACCGATCTCGATCGTCCAA
This region includes:
- the priA gene encoding replication restart helicase PriA translates to MSERVARVLVPQAGKCLFDYRVPDMHPMYRGQLVRVPLGRRRVLGVVWACDPEPEVPPERLKPIAEWWDDWPPLDPVLLDQIAFASDYYLNPLGEYLAFVLPPALRRRKRQVALAAVTDGAVGEHATGENTASQRRSEPVVTTPGPRLTAAQARAYAQLTAGPTGFDPVLLFGVTGSGKTECYLRLIAETLAAGRQALVLVPEIGLVPQTTTRVVARFPGARIGVWHSDLNARERQHLFAALVQGAVDCLIGTRSAIFAPMPRLGLILVDEEHDASYRQFEGAPYSARDLALWRGKAAQVRVVLGSATPSLERWWDSERGRIRRVTLAERATGVPLPTIELLPVTREAPRTAGLVPEAWEALKETLARGEQALLFLNRRGFAPTLYCAHCGWVQECRRCSVRMVYHRVDSRMRCHHCGWSIAVPEVCPTCGNGGLSVAGQGTQRLEAELHAAFADHGVVRIDRDACQTAAAFAALRKTVARADAKLLIGTQMIAKGHDFPALSLVIVVGADAGLLAAETRATERLMQQLLQVAGRAGRSGQPGRVLVQTRYPDHPFFQQLVAHDYAAFANTLLTERKRLALPPFVHQALLRADAPRLEVALEFLTSAKATGEAMREQHAHGHAVRLLDVVPLRIVRLAGRERAQLVVESPNRAALHTFLRAWRERLLQWPQRQGLRWRLEVDPLDA